A window of Flavobacteriales bacterium contains these coding sequences:
- a CDS encoding PD-(D/E)XK nuclease family protein — protein MVKPFLEHIAQQILDKGNTDRLTVVLPSKRSIVFLKHYLSKYISKPIWLPKIYSIEDFITELSGLHTIDNLSLQFRLYEIFDANRPDNNDDNFEQFLKWSQTILYDFNEMDRYLVDTQALLTNLRDIKELEQWSLNSAELTPFQEKYVQFFAYLYDWYTTFKASLLKDNLAYQGLAYRQAADSIVNLKHDFDEVWFVGLNALTTAENRIVNHFVTHKNAKLFWDADAHYVENDKHEGGLFLRQHFQQWGNAKLSRFFENDKTIDIIGCAKNVGQARTAGHLLANFPKGDLTDSQTALVLADENLLFPVLNNLPDSIQSVNITMGAPISSTPLFSLVDLLFKTQLKKQQYGKNKFHSKDIQKLLRNPYLSRLIDSSKLMAINHHLNKKNIVFVSTSSLKKVVNDDSQWDILAFILGDWSDTTLAIHNIKLLLDKLKNQLVKQEASVESEILFSFYKSIQILENHLIDFKGDMDLKTLRAIFFQIIGKESIAFMGEPLNGLQMMGVLETRTLDFKNVIIMSVNEEKLPAGKSVNSFIPFVLKKHFKMPTHEERDAIFGYHFYRLLQRAEHVSLIYNTQNDDFGSGEKSRFITQIINELDHLQINEKVLQSEVNSVNSIEPIIIDKSETIKGKLEEWAAKRVSPTALTTFINCRLQFYFKYIAKIYPQDEIEEFMEANSFGTIIHEALCEAYSPHLYAPLRPQLLDEIKNTTLMAITEGFQKEVGDRMNHGKNHLLYQVAQRLTSNYFEAEQHFLSECEESFFVTDVERSLSYPINVNGIEFNLFGNVDRVDRVGDSVRIIDYKSGKVEQKDLSFKSFQELRENPKKAKAFQLMTYAYLYAKTVMNDSSFTAANYSLRNLDDGPIFVKLDKTILKMDALVMEKFEEELEILLSTIVEDEKEFYPTENKDACQWCDFKSVCGR, from the coding sequence TCTAAGTACATTTCTAAGCCCATTTGGTTGCCCAAAATTTATTCGATTGAAGATTTTATTACTGAGCTTTCAGGACTACATACTATTGATAATTTGAGTTTGCAGTTTCGCCTCTATGAAATATTTGATGCCAATAGACCAGATAATAATGACGATAATTTTGAGCAATTTCTAAAATGGAGTCAAACTATATTGTACGACTTCAATGAAATGGATAGATATTTGGTTGATACCCAAGCTCTATTGACTAACCTTAGAGATATTAAAGAGTTAGAACAATGGAGTTTAAATAGTGCTGAATTAACTCCATTTCAAGAGAAATATGTTCAGTTTTTTGCTTATTTGTATGATTGGTATACAACATTTAAGGCTTCTTTACTCAAAGATAATTTGGCTTATCAAGGTTTGGCATATCGTCAAGCTGCCGATTCTATAGTTAATTTAAAACACGATTTTGATGAGGTTTGGTTTGTTGGTTTAAATGCTCTTACAACCGCTGAAAACAGAATAGTGAATCACTTTGTGACTCATAAAAATGCTAAATTGTTTTGGGACGCTGATGCCCATTATGTAGAAAACGATAAACACGAGGGAGGACTTTTTCTAAGACAACATTTTCAACAATGGGGAAATGCTAAACTTAGTCGCTTTTTTGAAAACGATAAAACCATAGATATAATAGGGTGCGCTAAGAATGTAGGACAAGCACGTACTGCGGGTCATTTGTTAGCCAACTTTCCTAAAGGAGATTTGACTGATAGTCAAACGGCACTAGTACTTGCAGACGAAAACTTATTATTTCCTGTGTTGAATAATTTGCCTGATTCAATTCAGAGTGTAAATATAACCATGGGTGCGCCAATAAGTAGTACACCTTTGTTTAGTTTGGTTGATTTACTCTTTAAAACTCAGTTGAAGAAACAGCAATACGGTAAAAATAAATTCCATTCGAAAGACATTCAAAAACTTCTTAGAAATCCATATTTGAGCCGTCTGATAGATTCCTCTAAATTGATGGCAATCAATCACCATTTGAATAAAAAAAATATTGTTTTTGTTTCAACTTCTTCTCTGAAAAAAGTTGTTAACGATGATAGCCAATGGGATATTCTTGCTTTCATCTTGGGCGATTGGTCGGATACCACTTTAGCCATTCATAACATTAAGCTTTTGCTAGATAAATTAAAAAACCAATTGGTTAAGCAAGAGGCAAGTGTAGAATCTGAAATTTTATTTTCTTTTTACAAATCCATTCAGATATTAGAAAACCATTTGATAGATTTTAAAGGAGATATGGATTTAAAGACGCTAAGAGCCATCTTTTTCCAAATCATAGGCAAAGAGTCCATTGCTTTTATGGGAGAACCGCTTAACGGCTTACAAATGATGGGAGTGCTAGAAACACGTACACTTGACTTTAAGAATGTTATTATTATGAGTGTTAACGAAGAAAAATTACCTGCTGGTAAGTCCGTCAATTCGTTTATTCCTTTTGTATTGAAAAAGCATTTTAAGATGCCTACACACGAAGAAAGAGATGCTATTTTTGGGTATCACTTTTATAGATTACTTCAACGTGCAGAACATGTTTCCTTGATATATAACACCCAAAACGATGATTTTGGAAGCGGTGAAAAAAGCCGATTCATTACTCAAATTATCAATGAGTTAGACCATCTTCAGATTAATGAAAAGGTCTTGCAATCGGAGGTTAATAGTGTAAACTCAATAGAGCCTATTATCATTGATAAATCAGAAACTATAAAAGGAAAACTCGAGGAATGGGCAGCTAAAAGGGTGTCGCCAACGGCCCTAACTACCTTTATAAATTGTAGGTTGCAATTTTATTTCAAATACATCGCTAAAATATATCCACAAGATGAGATTGAGGAATTTATGGAAGCCAATTCTTTTGGTACAATTATACACGAGGCTCTGTGCGAAGCCTACTCTCCACATCTGTATGCACCTTTAAGACCTCAATTGTTAGATGAAATCAAGAATACCACTTTGATGGCTATAACAGAAGGTTTTCAAAAAGAAGTAGGAGATCGTATGAATCACGGTAAAAATCATTTGTTGTATCAAGTAGCACAACGACTTACCTCAAATTACTTTGAGGCTGAACAGCATTTTTTATCTGAATGTGAAGAATCCTTTTTTGTTACCGATGTAGAGCGTTCTCTTTCTTACCCTATAAATGTCAATGGTATAGAGTTTAACTTGTTTGGAAATGTGGATAGGGTAGATAGAGTAGGTGATTCTGTGCGAATTATTGATTATAAATCGGGAAAAGTTGAACAAAAAGACCTAAGTTTTAAGTCATTTCAAGAATTAAGAGAAAACCCCAAAAAAGCTAAAGCCTTTCAACTGATGACATACGCCTATTTGTATGCCAAGACTGTAATGAATGACAGTAGTTTTACGGCTGCTAACTATTCGTTAAGAAATTTAGACGATGGACCTATCTTTGTAAAGCTAGATAAAACAATACTCAAAATGGACGCTTTAGTAATGGAAAAATTCGAAGAAGAATTGGAAATTCTATTATCGACCATAGTAGAAGATGAAAAAGAATTTTATCCTACTGAAAATAAAGATGCTTGTCAATGGTGCGATTTTAAATCGGTGTGTGGTAGGTAA